From the Malus domestica chromosome 17, GDT2T_hap1 genome, one window contains:
- the LOC139193856 gene encoding uncharacterized protein isoform X1 translates to MQSLSRSIRGQSLHEPPPFAEKITEDPVTTKTAQSTVTCVYLANIATCWRKVTIIWCKNLMNHSLSIRIDSLDGGFHYTCKIDLKPWHFWSKKGYKSFEVEGNQVEVYWDLRSAKFGGGPEPCSDFYVALVCDQEIVLLLGDMKKKAYKRTKSRPALVEALLYYKKENVFAKKSFATRVKFDENRKEHDIVVESSTSGSKDPEMWISIDGIVLIHVKNLQWKFRGNQTLQVNMQPVQVFWDVHDWLFSSPGTGHGLFIFKPGPPESESDHDRDGNGGIDSDHSSPYYSTQTSNSTSSDFCLFLHAYKIE, encoded by the coding sequence ATGCAGTCTTTGAGTCGATCAATACGAGGTCAATCATTACATGAGCCTCCACCATTTGCAGAGAAGATCACAGAAGACCCTGTGACAACGAAAACCGCACAAAGCACGGTGACTTGCGTCTACCTTGCAAATATTGCGACATGTTGGCGGAAGGTGACGATCATATGGTGTAAGAACCTCATGAACCATTCCCTCAGCATTCGGATTGATAGCTTAGACGGCGGTTTTCATTATACGTGCAAAATCGACCTAAAGCCATGgcatttttggagcaaaaaaggGTATAAGTCATTCGAGGTCGAAGGGAATCAAGTGGAGGTTTATTGGGATCTTCGTTCTGCAAAATTTGGCGGCGGCCCAGAACCTTGTTCTGACTTTTATGTTGCTCTTGTTTGCGATCAGGAGATTGTGTTGTTATTGGGAGACATGAAGAAAAAGGCATACAAGAGAACAAAATCCAGACCAGCCCTTGTGGAGGCACTTTTATACTACAAAAAAGAAAACGTGTTTGCCAAGAAAAGTTTTGCCACAAGAGTGAAGTTTGATGAGAATAGAAAAGAGCATGACATTGTCGTGGAGAGCTCAACATCGGGCTCGAAAGACCCCGAAATGTGGATCAGCATAGATGGGATTGTGTTGATTCATGTCAAGAATTTGCAGTGGAAATTCAGAGGGAATCAGACCTTGCAGGTGAACATGCAACCGGTGCAAGTTTTCTGGGACGTGCACGATTGGCTTTTCAGCAGCCCCGGGACTGGGCACGGGCTGTTTATTTTCAAGCCAGGGCCGCCGGAATCAGAGAGCGATCACGACAGAGATGGCAACGGCGGCATAGACAGTGATCATAGCAGTCCTTATTACTCAACTCAGACTAGTAACTCAACATCTTCTGACTTCTGCCTGTTTCTTCATGCATATAAGATTGAGTGA
- the LOC139193856 gene encoding uncharacterized protein isoform X3 codes for MNHSLSIRIDSLDGGFHYTCKIDLKPWHFWSKKGYKSFEVEGNQVEVYWDLRSAKFGGGPEPCSDFYVALVCDQEIVLLLGDMKKKAYKRTKSRPALVEALLYYKKENVFAKKSFATRVKFDENRKEHDIVVESSTSGSKDPEMWISIDGIVLIHVKNLQWKFRGNQTLQVNMQPVQVFWDVHDWLFSSPGTGHGLFIFKPGPPESESDHDRDGNGGIDSDHSSPYYSTQTSNSTSSDFCLFLHAYKIE; via the coding sequence ATGAACCATTCCCTCAGCATTCGGATTGATAGCTTAGACGGCGGTTTTCATTATACGTGCAAAATCGACCTAAAGCCATGgcatttttggagcaaaaaaggGTATAAGTCATTCGAGGTCGAAGGGAATCAAGTGGAGGTTTATTGGGATCTTCGTTCTGCAAAATTTGGCGGCGGCCCAGAACCTTGTTCTGACTTTTATGTTGCTCTTGTTTGCGATCAGGAGATTGTGTTGTTATTGGGAGACATGAAGAAAAAGGCATACAAGAGAACAAAATCCAGACCAGCCCTTGTGGAGGCACTTTTATACTACAAAAAAGAAAACGTGTTTGCCAAGAAAAGTTTTGCCACAAGAGTGAAGTTTGATGAGAATAGAAAAGAGCATGACATTGTCGTGGAGAGCTCAACATCGGGCTCGAAAGACCCCGAAATGTGGATCAGCATAGATGGGATTGTGTTGATTCATGTCAAGAATTTGCAGTGGAAATTCAGAGGGAATCAGACCTTGCAGGTGAACATGCAACCGGTGCAAGTTTTCTGGGACGTGCACGATTGGCTTTTCAGCAGCCCCGGGACTGGGCACGGGCTGTTTATTTTCAAGCCAGGGCCGCCGGAATCAGAGAGCGATCACGACAGAGATGGCAACGGCGGCATAGACAGTGATCATAGCAGTCCTTATTACTCAACTCAGACTAGTAACTCAACATCTTCTGACTTCTGCCTGTTTCTTCATGCATATAAGATTGAGTGA
- the LOC139193856 gene encoding uncharacterized protein isoform X2: MRILCWWTCAFTEGASVQQEKITEDPVTTKTAQSTVTCVYLANIATCWRKVTIIWCKNLMNHSLSIRIDSLDGGFHYTCKIDLKPWHFWSKKGYKSFEVEGNQVEVYWDLRSAKFGGGPEPCSDFYVALVCDQEIVLLLGDMKKKAYKRTKSRPALVEALLYYKKENVFAKKSFATRVKFDENRKEHDIVVESSTSGSKDPEMWISIDGIVLIHVKNLQWKFRGNQTLQVNMQPVQVFWDVHDWLFSSPGTGHGLFIFKPGPPESESDHDRDGNGGIDSDHSSPYYSTQTSNSTSSDFCLFLHAYKIE; this comes from the exons ATGCGCATTCTTTGCTGGTGGACTTGTGCATTCACAGAGGGAGCAAGTGTTCAACAAG AGAAGATCACAGAAGACCCTGTGACAACGAAAACCGCACAAAGCACGGTGACTTGCGTCTACCTTGCAAATATTGCGACATGTTGGCGGAAGGTGACGATCATATGGTGTAAGAACCTCATGAACCATTCCCTCAGCATTCGGATTGATAGCTTAGACGGCGGTTTTCATTATACGTGCAAAATCGACCTAAAGCCATGgcatttttggagcaaaaaaggGTATAAGTCATTCGAGGTCGAAGGGAATCAAGTGGAGGTTTATTGGGATCTTCGTTCTGCAAAATTTGGCGGCGGCCCAGAACCTTGTTCTGACTTTTATGTTGCTCTTGTTTGCGATCAGGAGATTGTGTTGTTATTGGGAGACATGAAGAAAAAGGCATACAAGAGAACAAAATCCAGACCAGCCCTTGTGGAGGCACTTTTATACTACAAAAAAGAAAACGTGTTTGCCAAGAAAAGTTTTGCCACAAGAGTGAAGTTTGATGAGAATAGAAAAGAGCATGACATTGTCGTGGAGAGCTCAACATCGGGCTCGAAAGACCCCGAAATGTGGATCAGCATAGATGGGATTGTGTTGATTCATGTCAAGAATTTGCAGTGGAAATTCAGAGGGAATCAGACCTTGCAGGTGAACATGCAACCGGTGCAAGTTTTCTGGGACGTGCACGATTGGCTTTTCAGCAGCCCCGGGACTGGGCACGGGCTGTTTATTTTCAAGCCAGGGCCGCCGGAATCAGAGAGCGATCACGACAGAGATGGCAACGGCGGCATAGACAGTGATCATAGCAGTCCTTATTACTCAACTCAGACTAGTAACTCAACATCTTCTGACTTCTGCCTGTTTCTTCATGCATATAAGATTGAGTGA